In a genomic window of Deinococcus ruber:
- a CDS encoding phosphatase PAP2 family protein, producing the protein MNDLVRTLHQALDHPEQLWLAITMLGRDEVFIVLLALYSWLVNPEGMRRLGVAFSLSYLTNSALKYGLNLPRPFAHDPALASAAAKATAGGPGLPSGHAQLSASLWFGMAWQLAESGRGRRWVWVLAAVVVLLVSLSRLVLGVHYPSDVLIGLLIGVLFAWLAAARLALLRWNVWFPLLLLVGSAFLPSSTPREFAVGLGLLAGFWLLRHEFAAPSTWAGRVGVAVIGLALVFAVYFGLAAVLPQGVRESGLGRALRYALLVLMAGEGVPRLLKFWLPVSRDVTLLIK; encoded by the coding sequence ATGAATGACCTCGTTAGGACGCTGCATCAGGCCCTCGATCACCCCGAACAGCTGTGGCTGGCGATCACCATGCTCGGGCGCGATGAAGTGTTTATCGTCCTCCTGGCGCTGTATTCCTGGCTGGTCAACCCGGAAGGGATGCGGCGGCTGGGAGTGGCTTTCTCGCTCAGCTACCTGACCAATTCGGCGCTGAAGTACGGTCTGAACCTGCCCCGCCCCTTCGCGCACGATCCGGCGCTGGCCTCTGCCGCCGCGAAAGCCACCGCTGGCGGCCCCGGACTGCCCAGCGGTCACGCACAGCTCAGCGCGTCGCTGTGGTTCGGCATGGCGTGGCAACTGGCGGAATCGGGGCGCGGCAGGCGCTGGGTCTGGGTGCTGGCTGCCGTGGTGGTGCTGCTCGTCAGCCTGTCGCGGCTGGTGCTGGGCGTGCACTATCCGTCCGACGTACTGATCGGCCTGCTGATCGGTGTGCTGTTCGCGTGGCTGGCGGCGGCGCGGCTGGCCCTGCTGAGGTGGAACGTCTGGTTCCCGCTGCTGCTGCTGGTGGGGTCTGCGTTCCTGCCGTCCAGCACCCCGCGAGAGTTCGCGGTGGGCCTGGGGCTGCTGGCCGGATTCTGGCTGCTGCGCCACGAGTTTGCCGCGCCGTCCACCTGGGCCGGACGCGTGGGCGTGGCGGTGATCGGGCTGGCGCTGGTGTTCGCGGTGTATTTCGGGCTGGCGGCGGTGTTGCCGCAGGGCGTCCGCGAATCGGGCCTGGGCCGCGCTCTGCGCTACGCGCTGCTGGTCCTGATGGCGGGTGAGGGCGTGCCCCGGCTGCTGAAATTCTGGCTGCCCGTCAGCCGCGACGTGACCTTGCTGATTAAATGA
- a CDS encoding endonuclease III domain-containing protein, whose product MARSVLPLSAQHSAPPQLPEVARRLRERYLPHAPAPEISREPLDGLIETILSQQNVAVMTRRQFAGLKAVYRTWEDALQDGPDGIEAALRAAGGGLARSKADYIWNLLHRLQEQRGELSLRDLRGQSDEAVRTLLESLPGVGPKTASCVMLFNLARPAMPVDTHIERIARRLELVPFKWNAVKIERWFSEVLPPTWAERYTFHVSMIRHGQQVCRSQRPLCAACLLNDVCPSAGVFLHRAEGEG is encoded by the coding sequence ATGGCCCGCTCTGTCCTGCCGCTCTCGGCGCAGCATTCCGCCCCGCCGCAGTTGCCCGAGGTGGCCCGCCGCCTGCGTGAACGCTACCTGCCGCACGCCCCCGCCCCCGAAATCAGCCGCGAGCCGCTGGACGGGCTGATCGAAACGATCCTGTCGCAGCAGAACGTGGCAGTCATGACGCGGCGGCAGTTCGCGGGGCTGAAGGCGGTGTACCGCACCTGGGAAGACGCGCTGCAAGACGGCCCGGACGGCATCGAGGCGGCGCTGCGGGCGGCAGGCGGCGGACTGGCCCGCAGCAAGGCCGATTACATCTGGAATCTGCTGCACCGCCTTCAGGAACAGCGCGGCGAACTGAGCCTGCGCGACCTGCGCGGCCAGAGTGATGAAGCCGTGAGGACGCTGCTGGAGAGCCTGCCCGGTGTCGGCCCGAAAACGGCGTCGTGCGTGATGCTGTTCAATCTGGCCCGCCCCGCCATGCCCGTCGATACCCACATCGAACGCATCGCCCGGCGGCTGGAACTGGTGCCGTTCAAATGGAACGCGGTCAAGATCGAACGCTGGTTCTCAGAGGTGTTGCCGCCGACCTGGGCCGAACGCTACACCTTTCACGTCAGCATGATCCGGCATGGGCAGCAGGTCTGCCGCTCTCAGCGCCCGCTCTGCGCGGCCTGCCTGCTGAACGATGTCTGCCCGTCGGCGGGCGTGTTTCTGCACCGCGCTGAGGGCGAAGGCTGA
- a CDS encoding ATP phosphoribosyltransferase regulatory subunit, translating into MILPLGTRDVLPPEWAWREHLRNRLAAHFSTWGYQGVELPALELHDPQHPQDARAFKLIDRGGDVLMLRSEFTTAVQRLVRTRFPGGPFPLRLQYGGRLWLAGQASELGRLREFTQLGVELIGASTPWTDAELLELSLSALKCVGVQGRLEVGHPGFLDALLEDSGLSESLRTQLHGVFDRKSGPDLAALIRRNGLDAGLERTLTAVNDLYGGPKVLAQARRLPLGARAAAALNHLERVADLFGRERLLFDLGMSRRYGYYSGFTFRAYADGFSRQILGGGRYGGHDSSTPPTQQGAGFALGLERLTEVAARHIGPEPEVVLALDLAGADYARSLGLIAELRWTDDAAELARYTALRGIRRAVQGETLGTVAELLEVRA; encoded by the coding sequence ATGATTTTGCCCCTCGGTACGCGGGACGTGCTGCCCCCGGAATGGGCGTGGCGCGAGCATCTGAGAAACCGGCTGGCCGCCCACTTCAGCACCTGGGGCTATCAGGGCGTCGAGCTGCCCGCCCTGGAACTGCATGACCCGCAGCACCCGCAGGACGCCCGCGCCTTCAAACTGATCGACCGGGGCGGCGACGTGCTGATGCTCCGCAGCGAGTTCACGACGGCGGTGCAGCGGCTGGTCAGAACGCGCTTTCCCGGCGGGCCGTTTCCGCTGCGGCTGCAATACGGCGGGCGGCTGTGGCTGGCAGGTCAGGCCAGCGAACTGGGACGACTGCGCGAGTTTACCCAGCTTGGCGTGGAACTGATCGGCGCGAGTACCCCCTGGACCGACGCCGAACTGCTGGAACTGAGCCTGAGCGCCCTGAAGTGCGTGGGCGTGCAGGGGCGGCTGGAAGTGGGGCATCCGGGCTTTCTGGACGCGCTGCTGGAAGACTCGGGCCTGAGCGAATCCCTGAGAACGCAGCTGCACGGAGTCTTCGACCGCAAAAGCGGCCCCGATCTGGCGGCCCTGATTCGCAGGAACGGCCTGGATGCCGGGCTGGAACGCACCCTCACGGCTGTCAACGACCTGTACGGCGGCCCGAAAGTGCTGGCACAGGCCCGCCGTCTGCCGCTGGGAGCGCGGGCGGCGGCGGCGCTGAACCATCTGGAACGGGTGGCTGATCTGTTCGGACGCGAGCGGCTGCTGTTCGATCTGGGCATGTCGCGGCGCTACGGGTACTACTCGGGCTTCACCTTCCGCGCCTACGCCGACGGATTTTCGCGGCAGATTCTGGGCGGCGGGCGCTACGGCGGGCACGACAGCAGCACGCCGCCCACGCAGCAGGGGGCAGGCTTTGCGCTGGGCCTGGAACGGCTGACCGAGGTGGCCGCCCGGCACATCGGGCCAGAGCCGGAAGTGGTGCTGGCGCTCGACCTCGCCGGAGCCGACTACGCCCGCAGCCTGGGCCTGATCGCCGAGCTGCGCTGGACCGACGACGCAGCGGAACTGGCCCGCTATACGGCGCTGAGGGGTATTCGGCGGGCCGTACAGGGAGAGACGTTGGGCACCGTTGCCGAGCTGCTGGAGGTGCGGGCATGA
- a CDS encoding 5'-methylthioadenosine/adenosylhomocysteine nucleosidase: MIGIIGAMQEEVELLLADLQDAQTLPWAGGALHRGTLDGQDVLITVGGIGKVNAAMTTTHLLAAGAGRVIFTGVAGGVHPELKVGDIVVSSDCVQHDVDVTALGYKLGEVPGETLSWVADETLSALALEAAHEVEGVNVTGGRVVSGDVFVASAEKVAWLWQHFGAACAEMEGAAVAQVCSKHGVPFVVIRSVSDTADGSANVDYREFMPLVARHAKTVVRGMLQRLATPAAVSSEASSPA, encoded by the coding sequence ATGATCGGAATTATCGGAGCCATGCAGGAAGAAGTCGAGTTGCTGCTGGCAGACCTTCAGGACGCGCAGACCCTGCCCTGGGCGGGCGGAGCGCTGCACCGGGGCACGCTGGACGGGCAGGACGTGCTGATTACCGTGGGCGGCATCGGCAAGGTGAACGCCGCCATGACCACCACGCACCTGCTGGCTGCCGGAGCGGGGCGGGTCATCTTTACCGGGGTGGCGGGCGGCGTACACCCCGAGCTGAAGGTGGGCGACATCGTGGTATCGAGCGACTGCGTGCAGCACGACGTGGACGTGACCGCGCTGGGGTACAAGCTGGGAGAAGTGCCGGGCGAAACTCTGAGCTGGGTGGCCGACGAAACCCTGAGCGCCCTGGCGCTGGAAGCCGCGCACGAGGTAGAAGGCGTGAACGTGACCGGGGGCCGGGTGGTCAGCGGCGACGTGTTCGTGGCCTCGGCAGAGAAGGTCGCGTGGCTGTGGCAGCACTTCGGGGCCGCCTGCGCCGAGATGGAGGGCGCGGCGGTGGCGCAGGTGTGCAGCAAGCATGGTGTGCCCTTCGTGGTGATCCGCTCGGTGTCGGACACCGCCGACGGAAGCGCCAACGTGGATTACCGCGAATTCATGCCGCTGGTGGCCCGCCACGCCAAAACGGTGGTGCGCGGCATGTTGCAGCGGCTGGCGACCCCCGCAGCGGTCAGCTCAGAGGCGTCCTCTCCGGCGTGA
- a CDS encoding ABC transporter ATP-binding protein: MTTVPHRSPNAIELRGITKRFPLVLANDNISMTVKWGSVHALCGENGAGKSTLMKILYGMQPPTSGDILVDGQATLLHDPKDAIALGIGMVHQHFMLVEPLTVTENVILGSEPTSGTSIDYAGARKRVAQLIQQFGFDLNPDAKIQDLPLGLQQKVEILKTLYRGARILILDEPTAVLTPSETDELFDFLKNNYAKSGNSVIFISHKLHEVLHISDEISVIRDGKMIGTIPTQGATTETLARMMVGREVVLRVQKGEAHPQDVALDVQDVVVAGSHDKPAVDHVSFQVRAGEIVGIAGVEGNGQSELVEAITGLHPYSGKITYLGRQAHGSKAVGLAGVSHVPEDRNERGLVLDMTTAENFILGEQDRAPFAGTLGFLDLEKIEANARQLSETFDVRPRSSTLAAGRYSGGNAQKIIVAREMRKDPKILVASQPTRGVDIGAIEFIHGQIVKARDQGLAVLLISADLGEVMNLADRILVMYEGKIAGEVLAKDATETQLGLMMTGSAPAVPAAPDSNHPAAIE, translated from the coding sequence ATGACCACTGTTCCTCACCGCTCGCCGAACGCCATCGAGCTGCGCGGCATTACCAAGCGGTTTCCACTGGTGCTGGCAAACGACAACATCTCTATGACCGTGAAATGGGGCAGCGTGCATGCGCTGTGCGGCGAGAACGGCGCGGGCAAGAGCACGCTGATGAAGATTCTGTACGGCATGCAGCCGCCCACCAGCGGCGACATTCTGGTAGACGGTCAGGCCACGCTGCTGCACGACCCCAAAGACGCCATCGCACTGGGCATCGGCATGGTGCATCAGCACTTTATGTTGGTCGAGCCGCTGACCGTGACCGAGAACGTGATTCTGGGCAGCGAGCCGACCAGTGGCACCAGCATCGACTACGCCGGGGCCAGAAAGCGGGTCGCGCAACTGATTCAGCAGTTCGGCTTCGATCTGAACCCCGACGCGAAGATTCAGGATCTGCCGCTGGGCCTGCAACAGAAGGTCGAAATCCTGAAAACGCTGTACCGGGGCGCACGCATCCTGATTCTGGACGAGCCGACGGCGGTGCTGACTCCCAGCGAAACCGACGAACTGTTCGACTTCCTGAAGAACAATTACGCCAAGAGCGGCAACAGCGTGATCTTCATTTCGCACAAGCTGCACGAGGTGCTGCACATCAGCGACGAGATTTCGGTGATCCGCGACGGCAAGATGATCGGCACCATTCCCACGCAGGGCGCGACCACCGAGACGCTGGCCCGCATGATGGTGGGCCGCGAGGTGGTGCTGCGCGTACAGAAGGGCGAGGCGCACCCGCAGGACGTGGCGCTGGACGTGCAGGACGTGGTGGTGGCCGGATCGCACGACAAGCCCGCCGTCGATCACGTGAGCTTTCAGGTGCGGGCGGGCGAGATCGTGGGCATCGCCGGGGTCGAGGGCAACGGCCAGAGCGAACTGGTCGAGGCCATTACCGGACTGCACCCGTACAGCGGCAAGATCACGTATCTGGGGCGGCAGGCGCACGGCAGCAAGGCAGTGGGGCTGGCAGGCGTGAGCCACGTGCCCGAAGACCGCAACGAGCGCGGACTGGTGCTCGACATGACCACCGCCGAGAACTTCATTCTGGGCGAGCAGGACCGCGCTCCCTTCGCCGGAACGCTCGGCTTTCTGGATCTGGAAAAGATCGAGGCCAATGCCCGCCAACTGTCGGAAACCTTTGACGTGCGCCCGCGCAGCAGCACCCTGGCCGCCGGGCGGTATTCGGGCGGCAATGCCCAGAAGATCATCGTGGCGCGGGAAATGCGGAAAGACCCGAAGATTCTGGTGGCGAGCCAGCCGACGCGCGGCGTGGACATCGGGGCCATCGAGTTTATTCACGGGCAGATCGTGAAAGCGCGTGACCAGGGCTTAGCGGTGCTGCTCATCTCAGCCGACCTGGGCGAAGTGATGAATCTGGCCGACCGGATTTTGGTGATGTACGAGGGCAAGATCGCGGGCGAGGTGCTGGCGAAAGACGCCACCGAAACGCAGCTCGGCCTGATGATGACCGGATCGGCCCCCGCCGTTCCCGCCGCGCCGGACAGCAACCACCCCGCCGCCATCGAATAA
- a CDS encoding MalY/PatB family protein — MTTFDLLLPEDTLRHPDSAKWKFYPDDVLPLWVADMDFAVAPAILAALQERLTRGLGYAPFEVEATPLAPLLREKLATQGLADLPTGGLRTLPGVVPGLYAAVAGLSSPGDEILTMTPIYPPFLGSIRDQGRTLRAVPLLQQEDGWQIDWDALEAAVSPATRVLMLCHPHNPTGRVWTTEELKRLGEFVLRHRLWVISDELHADLSFGGPHVAFASVHPELLQRTVTLTGPCKTYNTAGLGIGAMISHNVALLDRITALTRGVQGHPSALSITMWIAALEGGAEWLAAVLAQLRSNRDHLSARLRQELPWVRFSPPEATYLALLDFRQHPRSADIQQFLLTEAKVGLNDGPPFGEGYQGFVRLNFATSPELLDEAINRIVRAVTQSE; from the coding sequence ATGACCACTTTCGACCTGTTGCTGCCAGAAGATACTCTCCGTCACCCCGACAGCGCCAAGTGGAAGTTCTACCCCGACGACGTGCTGCCGCTGTGGGTGGCCGATATGGATTTTGCCGTGGCCCCGGCGATTCTGGCTGCGCTTCAGGAACGGCTGACACGGGGGCTGGGCTACGCACCCTTCGAGGTCGAAGCCACGCCGCTGGCTCCGCTACTGCGTGAAAAACTGGCGACACAGGGGCTGGCCGACCTGCCCACGGGCGGCCTCCGCACGCTGCCCGGCGTGGTGCCGGGATTGTATGCGGCTGTGGCGGGGCTGTCGTCGCCCGGCGATGAAATTCTGACCATGACGCCGATCTATCCGCCGTTCCTGGGGTCTATCCGCGATCAGGGGCGCACGCTCAGAGCGGTGCCGCTGCTTCAGCAGGAAGACGGCTGGCAGATCGACTGGGACGCGCTGGAAGCTGCCGTTTCGCCCGCCACCAGGGTGCTGATGCTGTGCCACCCGCACAACCCGACAGGCCGCGTCTGGACGACAGAAGAACTGAAGCGCCTGGGCGAGTTCGTGCTGCGTCATCGCCTGTGGGTCATCAGCGACGAACTGCACGCCGATCTGAGCTTCGGCGGGCCGCACGTGGCCTTTGCCAGCGTGCATCCCGAGCTGCTACAGCGCACCGTCACGCTGACTGGCCCCTGCAAGACGTATAACACGGCGGGCCTGGGCATCGGGGCCATGATCAGCCACAATGTGGCCCTGCTCGACCGCATCACGGCGCTCACCAGGGGCGTGCAGGGCCACCCGTCGGCGCTGAGCATCACCATGTGGATTGCGGCGCTGGAAGGCGGGGCCGAGTGGCTGGCGGCGGTGCTGGCACAACTGCGAAGCAACCGCGACCACCTGAGCGCCCGGCTGCGGCAGGAATTGCCGTGGGTGCGCTTCAGTCCGCCCGAGGCCACCTATCTGGCGCTGCTCGATTTCCGCCAGCACCCCCGCAGCGCCGACATCCAGCAGTTTCTGCTGACCGAAGCCAAGGTGGGTCTGAACGACGGCCCCCCCTTCGGTGAAGGGTATCAGGGCTTCGTGCGCCTGAATTTCGCCACCAGCCCGGAGCTTCTGGACGAGGCGATCAACCGGATCGTGCGGGCGGTAACGCAGTCCGAGTAG
- the hisG gene encoding ATP phosphoribosyltransferase — MSAEPTPLTLALPKGRIFEEGVALLSRAGLPLELPEKSRALQWHMGHVTLLELRNQDVPVYVDLGIADMGIVGKDVLAESGRSVYEPLDLGFSRCRLSFIREVGATSPIARVASKYPNLTRAYLLERGMLAEVVKLSGNIELAALTGLADAVVDLVQTGSTLKANNLEELEVLMYSSARLVVNRTALKLKRETLRPLIERLRELTAQETG; from the coding sequence ATGAGCGCCGAACCCACCCCCCTGACGCTCGCGCTGCCCAAAGGCCGCATCTTTGAAGAAGGCGTGGCGCTGCTTTCACGGGCGGGTCTGCCGCTGGAACTGCCGGAAAAGAGCCGGGCTTTGCAGTGGCACATGGGGCACGTCACGCTGCTGGAACTGCGAAACCAGGACGTGCCCGTATACGTCGATCTGGGCATCGCAGACATGGGCATCGTGGGAAAAGACGTGCTGGCCGAGTCGGGCCGCAGCGTGTACGAGCCGCTCGACCTGGGATTCTCGCGCTGCCGCCTGTCGTTTATCCGCGAGGTGGGCGCGACGTCTCCGATTGCGCGGGTCGCCAGCAAGTACCCCAACCTGACGCGGGCGTACCTGCTGGAACGCGGGATGCTGGCCGAGGTGGTCAAGCTGAGCGGCAACATCGAACTGGCCGCCCTGACCGGACTGGCCGACGCGGTGGTGGACCTGGTGCAGACCGGCAGCACCCTGAAGGCCAACAATCTGGAAGAGCTGGAAGTGCTGATGTATTCCAGTGCCCGGCTGGTGGTCAACCGCACCGCGCTGAAGCTGAAGCGCGAGACGCTGCGCCCTCTGATTGAGCGGCTCCGCGAACTGACGGCGCAGGAAACCGGATAA
- a CDS encoding CidA/LrgA family protein, with protein sequence MTPTLRVILGLGLLCGFAALGQGLMTALRLPFPGSVAGLLLLLLALSVKVVRLEWVDLAADGLLGLLSLLFVPAAVGVLDYLDAWKQWPGWLLVMAAGVLIGGAVAGLLAGRLGGAELAELELENTP encoded by the coding sequence GTGACACCCACCCTGCGCGTGATTCTGGGACTGGGCCTGCTGTGCGGATTCGCCGCGCTGGGTCAGGGCCTGATGACCGCTCTGCGGCTGCCGTTTCCCGGGTCGGTGGCCGGACTGCTGCTGCTGCTGCTGGCCCTGAGCGTGAAGGTGGTGCGGCTGGAATGGGTCGATCTGGCCGCCGATGGCCTGCTGGGGCTGCTGAGCCTGCTATTCGTTCCGGCGGCGGTGGGCGTGCTGGACTATCTGGACGCCTGGAAACAGTGGCCCGGCTGGCTGCTGGTGATGGCAGCGGGCGTGCTGATCGGCGGTGCGGTGGCGGGGCTGCTGGCGGGCAGGCTGGGCGGCGCAGAACTGGCCGAACTGGAACTGGAGAACACGCCATGA
- a CDS encoding LrgB family protein, translating into MTWLALTLLAFALGLLIQSRSRTPLANPTLIACLLLVPLLLLTHTTYAAYSADTRPLSTLLTPAVVALAVPLYRQRVLIRRAWKAVLLGGVSGTLVSVGLNTLGGLLLAAPRPVRLALSTDSVTSPVAYAISARLGGAPSLAAAFVIIVGLIGAVLLPGLLVRLGVRSSTARGLALGAVAHGIGTARARQEGDLSGAAASVGMCLGALVVTLVSAWL; encoded by the coding sequence ATGACCTGGCTTGCACTGACGCTGCTGGCCTTCGCGCTGGGGCTGCTGATCCAGAGCCGCAGCCGCACGCCCCTCGCCAATCCGACGCTGATCGCCTGCCTGCTGCTGGTGCCGCTGCTGCTGCTGACGCACACGACGTATGCGGCCTACAGCGCCGATACCCGCCCTCTCAGCACGCTGCTGACGCCTGCGGTGGTGGCCCTGGCCGTGCCGCTGTACCGTCAGCGCGTGCTGATTCGGCGGGCCTGGAAAGCCGTGCTGCTGGGCGGGGTATCGGGCACGCTGGTGTCGGTGGGCCTGAACACGCTCGGCGGACTGCTGCTGGCGGCTCCCAGACCCGTGCGGCTGGCGCTGAGTACCGATTCGGTCACGAGTCCGGTGGCCTACGCGATTTCGGCGCGGCTGGGCGGCGCACCTTCGCTGGCAGCAGCCTTCGTCATCATCGTGGGGTTGATCGGGGCGGTGCTGCTGCCGGGGCTGCTGGTGCGGCTGGGGGTGCGTTCGAGCACGGCACGCGGGCTGGCCCTGGGAGCCGTCGCGCACGGCATCGGCACTGCACGGGCACGGCAGGAAGGCGACCTGAGCGGCGCGGCAGCCAGCGTGGGCATGTGCCTGGGCGCACTGGTGGTCACGCTGGTAAGCGCGTGGCTGTAA
- a CDS encoding NADPH-dependent FMN reductase, whose amino-acid sequence MQFTVFSTSLSPNSRSRRLAHLSAQALEAQGHTVTVLDLRALPLPAFDDDQAYHHPNVAPYREAIATADGVLLALPVYNWATGSGAKNLIELTGSHSPERGLSAVWFDRVVTFLVAGGLPHSYTAHHPLALGLMTDFKCIVNPYHVYATGDDWDGNDLRPLCAVRLGRTLSVATELAEHLKERSYRSTWEI is encoded by the coding sequence ATGCAGTTCACTGTCTTCTCGACCAGCCTGAGTCCAAACAGCCGCAGCCGCAGACTCGCGCACCTGAGTGCACAGGCGCTGGAAGCTCAGGGCCACACCGTCACCGTTCTCGATCTGCGAGCACTCCCACTACCAGCCTTCGACGACGATCAGGCGTACCACCATCCGAATGTCGCGCCCTACCGGGAGGCCATCGCCACTGCCGACGGTGTGCTGCTGGCGCTGCCCGTCTACAACTGGGCGACGGGCAGCGGCGCGAAAAATCTGATCGAACTGACCGGCTCGCACAGTCCGGAGCGCGGCCTGTCTGCGGTGTGGTTCGACAGGGTGGTGACGTTTCTGGTGGCGGGTGGCCTGCCGCACAGCTATACGGCGCATCACCCGCTGGCGCTGGGCCTGATGACCGATTTCAAGTGCATCGTGAACCCGTACCACGTATACGCCACGGGCGACGACTGGGACGGCAACGATCTGCGCCCACTCTGCGCGGTGCGCCTGGGCAGAACCCTGAGCGTGGCAACCGAACTGGCGGAGCATCTGAAGGAGCGCTCTTACCGTTCCACCTGGGAAATCTGA